In a single window of the Acidobacteriota bacterium genome:
- a CDS encoding LysR substrate-binding domain-containing protein, with amino-acid sequence MELWQLEVFTAVAGEKSFSRAGQKLGRTQPAISSTIKLLEGELGEPLFDRMGKTIRLTSAGELLSEYAKRLLRLREEAVLAIGELQGLNRGTLRLGANETTCLYLLPEVLSAFTQAYPQVQVDIHRAITRSISERVVDGSLDFGIVTLPIKNARLQVMTIHKDELALIVGPSHRLWARRSVQMRELEGEPFILHRVGTTTRERLVKHFGEGGVKIKVTMELASIETIKRFVSIGMGISIAPRLCISKEIEEGTLRALTIRDARFQRKLGLIYNKDRYQSQAARAFLEIISAKQSTPKAKGKASKETGPFLIAR; translated from the coding sequence ATGGAGTTATGGCAACTTGAAGTGTTCACGGCGGTGGCCGGCGAGAAGAGTTTTTCGCGAGCCGGTCAGAAGCTGGGGCGCACGCAGCCGGCTATAAGCTCTACGATCAAGCTTCTCGAAGGGGAGTTGGGCGAGCCGCTTTTCGACCGAATGGGCAAGACCATTCGGCTCACCTCCGCAGGCGAGTTGCTTTCCGAGTATGCGAAGCGATTGCTCAGGCTTCGAGAAGAAGCCGTGCTGGCGATTGGAGAACTGCAGGGCTTGAATCGCGGAACGTTGCGCCTTGGCGCGAACGAGACGACTTGTCTTTACCTGCTGCCGGAAGTTCTGTCCGCGTTCACCCAGGCCTACCCGCAGGTGCAGGTCGACATCCATCGCGCGATCACTCGCTCTATCAGCGAAAGAGTCGTTGACGGCTCGCTGGATTTCGGAATAGTGACGCTGCCGATCAAGAACGCGCGGCTCCAGGTGATGACGATTCACAAGGACGAGCTGGCCTTGATAGTCGGTCCATCGCATCGGCTTTGGGCGAGACGCTCAGTGCAGATGCGCGAGCTTGAAGGCGAACCGTTCATTCTTCATCGTGTCGGCACGACCACGCGCGAGCGATTGGTGAAACACTTCGGCGAGGGCGGGGTGAAGATCAAAGTCACGATGGAGCTTGCGTCGATCGAGACCATCAAACGATTCGTGTCGATTGGTATGGGGATCTCGATTGCCCCGCGGTTGTGCATCTCCAAGGAGATCGAGGAAGGCACCCTGCGAGCGCTCACGATTCGCGACGCGCGGTTCCAGCGAAAACTCGGATTGATCTACAACAAGGACCGATATCAATCGCAAGCCGCTCGCGCGTTCCTCGAAATCATCTCGGCTAAGCAATCGACCCCGAAGGCGAAAGGAAAGGCTTCGAAAGAAACAGGCCCGTTTTTGATCGCTCGATAG
- a CDS encoding endonuclease/exonuclease/phosphatase family protein — MTDKGTPQNISSSNQHLVAELCRFTTFDELRRSEFYRQHQAELKRLLDEPRVSRASDLKPKLRSFLRVVEWNVERGTRLEGIIEVLKTHPVLRFADLLLINELDEGMLRSGNLNVALELGRALSFHTVFGVEYLELTKGVGDELNLAGENTASLHGNAILTRHTFWRPQIVRLPRCENNFESKERRLGGRIGILIDIEIAGTSFAVGNTHLDVVNTPRCRARQMRAMLEALDARLEEQPRNRAAIVGGDLNTHTFARGTRLRAMKNTATILNSNRDCLRQRLSHPEIREPAIRELTRFGYETQGFNDRSATSRTIVSNLDDPAGLPRPMKWWVNRRVGPEGLLLEFRLDWLAGRGLRALSAGEVIDEQTGTASVNAQTVPGLMHEGLPLSDHDQIVADLTLETRSAIP; from the coding sequence GTGACAGACAAAGGGACTCCTCAAAACATCTCTTCAAGCAATCAACATCTTGTAGCCGAGCTATGCCGCTTTACCACTTTCGATGAGCTTCGGCGCTCGGAGTTCTATCGACAGCACCAGGCCGAGCTGAAGCGCTTGCTCGACGAGCCGAGGGTCAGCCGTGCGAGCGACCTCAAGCCGAAGCTGCGCTCGTTCCTAAGGGTGGTCGAGTGGAACGTCGAACGCGGCACGCGGCTCGAAGGAATAATCGAAGTCCTGAAGACTCATCCGGTGCTTCGGTTCGCGGATTTGCTCTTGATCAATGAACTGGATGAAGGAATGCTGCGGTCGGGCAACTTGAACGTAGCGCTGGAACTGGGCCGCGCGCTCTCATTTCACACGGTTTTCGGCGTTGAGTATCTCGAGCTGACGAAAGGAGTCGGTGATGAACTGAACCTCGCCGGCGAGAACACGGCGTCGCTTCATGGCAACGCGATACTGACCAGGCATACATTCTGGAGGCCTCAGATAGTTCGCCTTCCGCGGTGCGAGAACAATTTCGAGAGCAAAGAAAGACGACTCGGCGGCCGAATCGGAATCTTGATCGATATCGAGATTGCCGGAACAAGCTTCGCCGTGGGCAACACTCACCTCGACGTGGTGAACACACCGCGCTGCCGAGCAAGACAGATGCGGGCGATGCTCGAGGCATTGGACGCCCGGCTCGAAGAGCAACCCCGAAATCGCGCGGCCATAGTCGGCGGAGACCTGAACACACACACTTTCGCGCGAGGCACCAGGCTTCGCGCGATGAAGAACACGGCGACGATTCTCAACAGCAATCGGGATTGCCTGCGTCAACGGCTGAGTCACCCCGAGATAAGAGAACCCGCCATCCGTGAGCTCACGAGATTCGGATACGAGACCCAAGGCTTCAACGATCGCAGCGCAACAAGCCGCACGATAGTTTCAAACCTTGATGATCCCGCCGGATTGCCTCGCCCGATGAAGTGGTGGGTCAATCGTCGAGTTGGACCCGAAGGTCTGCTGCTCGAGTTTCGCCTGGACTGGCTGGCGGGACGCGGACTCAGAGCGCTCAGCGCCGGTGAGGTCATCGACGAACAAACCGGCACGGCGAGTGTGAACGCTCAAACGGTGCCTGGTCTTATGCACGAAGGATTGCCGCTGTCCGACCACGATCAGATCGTCGCCGATCTGACCCTCGAAACAAGATCCGCGATTCCTTAA